From Podospora bellae-mahoneyi strain CBS 112042 chromosome 5, whole genome shotgun sequence:
TGAGGAGGCAAACTCCAATGGCCACCGAGGCCCCTTACTATGTTTTCACCAAAGGCTAAAAGTTATGAATCAGCATGTCCGCATCATTCTAGGCCATGTTTTCAACGATGAGCAGCTACATCTAGTATCCCGAATTGGTGCCCGTGGCCCACGATCTTGGAGTGTCCATTGCGTTAGTTAACCTGAGCGTGACGACGTATCTCATCGTGGCGGCGATCGCCCCCTCATTCATGGGAGATATGGCAGATCAGACTGGAGGACGACCCGTGTTCATGGTTTTGTTCGTCCTAATGATCTCTGCCAACGCGGGGGATTGCCCTCCAAACATCATACGCCGCTCTCCTGGTACTTCGTATGCTCCAGAGTGCTGGTGCATCAGGTAGGTTCTTACAACCATGTTCATGGGTCTGGCTTGGCCAAGATATTGACAGACGACAGCACTGGTAGCAATTACGTACGGAGTTATCGCCGATATCACAGAATCTAAAGACAGGGGCGGCTTTATCGGCGTCTTCCTCAACTGGCATGTTTtcatcctcccaccaacaccccccacctACCCCCTGTTAACATCCACTACTCAACAGGCAAATTCCTCGATTGGAACTACCGCCACACCATCTCGAAAttccaacccaccaccaactaaactgacctcttccccctcgaAAACAACCCGCCTCTGCGGCATctacctcctcatcctcatcagctCCCTCGGCATCCTAGGCTACGGCCTAGCACTAATGACAAACGCCGTAACCAGCCCTCACCCTTACCCCCTTACCCCCATCCCTTCCTTACCCACGTAGGTGCTGACACCAAAATAAACAAACCCAGCACATCTCCGGCATGATCTTCATGCAATTCCTCACAAGGATAACGACAGCGAGCAACTTCACACAGTTCGTACAATTCCACCCTCTACCCCCTACCTTCCGTCCCATCCTGACTAACTTTACCATGTTCCCGAGATGACAATCACCCTCCCGGCAGACATGAACGTCGAGAAGTCAGCCACGGCTCAAGGGGCATGCAGTATCGTCAGGTGTCTCGGTGCCGGCACCGGCATCGCCGTCACGCAACCGTTGGCTGACGCTGTGGGATTGGGGTGGTGCTTCGCAATCTAGGCAATCTTCATGGCAACCGAGGCACCTCTCGTGTGGCTTTTGCAATCTCGTGGGCCATCGTGGGGAAATAACAAGACTGTTCAACACACATCAGGGTCACAAAGTACAGTTTTGCCGAATAGACACCATCACTTTCATCACAAACAACCTATCACACAAATGCCACACATGCTAAACAGTCCCAGTTCCAAAGAGCAGGAAGTCCTATTGATCGCTTCGGGAGACTTCATCGCTGCCCAACAACCTGATCTTGCAACGCTTATACAATATCTGACAAGTTATACATGCACCTAACACTTGGAGGCCGTTGTACATTTCCacatcttttctttctcgtcCTTTCAATCATGCCACATCGAAATCTGTTCTCCCATCACTCGCCACCCCTGCTCCCACGTCTGCTACCAGATCTCTGTGACCACATGGTTGGGTGCATCTGCAATCCAGCAATCTCCGGATTCCACTTGGTGGGATTGGTGTGGCGCGTAATCAGCATACGCACAGCAGCGTAGGCGATCAACAAACAGCCAAATGCCATAGGGATGAGCCAGTACAGGGGCAGCAAGTTGCGGGTGGTGCCAAAGACAATTTCAACACCGGGCGTGTAGATGATAAAGGCGGCGAGCGCAGCGCCGGCAAGAATGCAGTAAAAGGTGACCCGGTTGGCGAACATGTATCGACCAAAGGGCAGAGTATAACGAGTCTTGCATGCAAAAAGGTTGAACATCTGCATCGTCATGATAGCCCAGTAGTACATCGACTGTGCTTCGGCCAGGATGTCGTACTGGGTCTGGCCATCGATTCCCTTGTACGGCGCCGCGTCCTTGGTCCAGTAGTTTGTCGGAGCTCCAGCGCCCTTTTGCATGAGATATGCATCACGCATAGAGATACCGCGCATGTGAAGAACGAAGAAGAACGAAAACATGGCGCCAACGGCCTCGATGATTCCGATCTCGAGATAAGCCCAGGACAAGAGAGGCCCGTCGACCAAGACTTCGGCGTCGCCACCCTCAAACTTGTCGGCCCAGTACTGTTTGGTGAAGATGTGACCGGTATTGTGAAGTAGAGTCTTGAACTTGCTGCGGTTTTCGGGAGGCAGTATGACCACATTGGCCTCCTGGTCCCATCGACCCCCGGTGCGACGAatctggcggcggcgaaaTCTCTCGGCGGACTCTGGGGTGACAGGTTTCCGAGGTGGTAGCTTCATCAAACCCTCGCTGGTCTCGGGGGGATCCTGGTGATCAAAAAGTCAGCGGCTGCATAATGTGGTAGAGAAAGTTGTTGATCTACCCAAGCGAATGATAGCGCCGCAATAAGCTCAAACCCCAGGTCAATGACAAGGATCAGAATCGCGGTAAGGGGAAGCGGAATCGGAACAATGACGTAGAGCAAGTTGGGAATGACCTCCGGCATGGAATGGCTGATGGTGTACTTGATGGACTTCTTCAAATTGATAAAGATCAGTCGGCCCTCCTGAATACCACGTACAGTGCTGGCAAAGttgtcatcaagaagaatCATGGAAGCTGCTTCCTTTGAAACATCGGAACCGGACTTGTTCATCGCAATGCCCAGGTCAGCCTTCTTCAGAGCGGGTGAATCATTCACACCGTCGCCAGTGACACCAACGATGTGGCCCATCTCTTGAGCCCGGCGAACAATCTCCAGTTTGTGCTTGGGGCTGGTGCGTGCGAAAATGATTTCGTCCTTCCAGAAGATGTCGTTCCACTGTTGGTCTGAGAGTCCGTCGATCTGCTCGCCGTGGATAACAATAGCATTGTACTCGTGTTCTTGGACTTGTTCGATCAGTCGCTCGGTTCGCTTAGCAACCCTCTCCCGGGTCTCGCCGAGCATGAGGTTGATCTTCCGCGCAATTGCTTCCGCAGTGAGGGGATGGTCTCCGGTAACCATGATGACCTTGACGCCGGCAGCCCGGCAACTGCCAATCGCTTCGCGGACTCCGTGCTTGGGGGGATCTTGGAGAGACGCCAAACCGACAAACACAAAGTCCCCAAGAGGGTAGCTCTTGGCTTTCTTGTCAAAAGTAAAGTCCTCGGGATATTGGTCGCCAGGAAGCTCGAGCATTGCAAATCCCAAGACTCGGTGGCCACGAGAAGCCATGTCTTCGTAGATATCATCGTAGGCCCCCTTGTGGTCGTCAGTCAGAAGAGCATTGCTGCCATCCCCTCGGACAAGAAGGCGATTGCAAAGACGCCAAACCCGCTCAGGCGCTCCCTTGATGTACAGAGTCAATGCACCATTGCTGTGAGCCTTCTTGTGGATGCTCATGTGCCACTTTGTCTCTGAACTGAAGGGGATTTCGAAGACTTTTGGGTACTTCTCGGCCAAGTTGTCAAACCCCAGAAGTTGGTCACTGGCGTATCGTATCAGTCCGGACTCTGTGGCGTCACCTAGAATTTCCCTCTGATAGATCGGCACATCTGTTCTGTCAAACTTTGCTCGGGTGCACAGGGATGATATGTGAAGAATCTCCAGAATTCCAGGCGAATCAGGGGTGGCAATTCGACGGTCGACCAGAGCACCCCGCGCCGCTTCGTACATTGCGCCGCAAGTCCAAATATTGGCGACCGTCATTTGGTTTCGGGTAAGCGTGCCAGTCTTGTCGGTGGCCAACAAGGTAATGGCTCCGAGCGTTTCGACTCCTTGGAGATCCTTGACGAGAACATTCTGACTGGCCATGCGCTTGGCAGCAATGGTCAAGAGGATGGTGACGGTGGCTGGCAGACCCTCGGGTACCCATGCAACGAACACCCCAATGGCAAAGTTCAAAGCCAGAGAgacattgttgttgttcaccGGGAAGGAGACTCCGAAGAACGTCAGAGCGGTAAAGATGGCAATTGTGGCGATGATCTTGACGAAATTTCCAATCTCAACGGTCAGAGGGGAGGTGACCTTTGCTTCGCCGGCCGTGAGGCTAGCAATTTGCCCCAGCACAGTGTTGTCTCCAGTCCGAATGACGATGCCGAATGCTTCGCCCGAGACGCAAAGAGTGCTGTTGAACATCAAGTTGTGTGCTTCCAACGGATTTTTCATGTCATTGTCCGTCGTCCGATCCTGCGGCTCGGACTCACCTGTAAGGGATGAGTTGTCGACTTTGCAatccgaggccgagaagacCAGAATATCGGCTGGCGTCTTGTCGCCCATCCGAACG
This genomic window contains:
- a CDS encoding hypothetical protein (EggNog:ENOG503PB8X; COG:S), with the translated sequence MATEAPYYYPELVPVAHDLGVSIALVNLSVTTYLIVAAIAPSFMGDMADQTGGRPVFMVLFVLMISANAGDCPPNIIRRSPALVAITYGVIADITESKDRGGFIGVFLNWHVFILPPTPPTYPLLTSTTQQANSSIGTTATPSRNSNPPPTKLTSSPSKTTRLCGIYLLILISSLGILGYGLALMTNAMTITLPADMNVEKSATAQGACSIVRCLGAGTGIAVTQPLADAVGLGWCFAI
- a CDS encoding hypothetical protein (COG:P; EggNog:ENOG503NUZM); translated protein: MMAGPPNQRIQFTSTERPVRSPGPRVSIPHKPSIPQVITGEEKARRERQQEKERKVNVVEHLMSPQDVATQYRTIINLDKPSESFGLTSQQAVALLQEHGQNVLTPPKKRHPFLKYLDYLTSLFNLLLILAGVLEYILLAIDFKANFPNTYLGAILIIVANINAFIEFYQQSKSQALLDSFLNMIPAKCMCLRDGKLSQLDASALVPGDVVFVRMGDKTPADILVFSASDCKVDNSSLTGESEPQDRTTDNDMKNPLEAHNLMFNSTLCVSGEAFGIVIRTGDNTVLGQIASLTAGEAKVTSPLTVEIGNFVKIIATIAIFTALTFFGVSFPVNNNNVSLALNFAIGVFVAWVPEGLPATVTILLTIAAKRMASQNVLVKDLQGVETLGAITLLATDKTGTLTRNQMTVANIWTCGAMYEAARGALVDRRIATPDSPGILEILHISSLCTRAKFDRTDVPIYQREILGDATESGLIRYASDQLLGFDNLAEKYPKVFEIPFSSETKWHMSIHKKAHSNGALTLYIKGAPERVWRLCNRLLVRGDGSNALLTDDHKGAYDDIYEDMASRGHRVLGFAMLELPGDQYPEDFTFDKKAKSYPLGDFVFVGLASLQDPPKHGVREAIGSCRAAGVKVIMVTGDHPLTAEAIARKINLMLGETRERVAKRTERLIEQVQEHEYNAIVIHGEQIDGLSDQQWNDIFWKDEIIFARTSPKHKLEIVRRAQEMGHIVGVTGDGVNDSPALKKADLGIAMNKSGSDVSKEAASMILLDDNFASTVRGIQEGRLIFINLKKSIKYTISHSMPEVIPNLLYVIVPIPLPLTAILILVIDLGFELIAALSFAWDPPETSEGLMKLPPRKPVTPESAERFRRRQIRRTGGRWDQEANVVILPPENRSKFKTLLHNTGHIFTKQYWADKFEGGDAEVLVDGPLLSWAYLEIGIIEAVGAMFSFFFVLHMRGISMRDAYLMQKGAGAPTNYWTKDAAPYKGIDGQTQYDILAEAQSMYYWAIMTMQMFNLFACKTRYTLPFGRYMFANRVTFYCILAGAALAAFIIYTPGVEIVFGTTRNLLPLYWLIPMAFGCLLIAYAAVRMLITRHTNPTKWNPEIAGLQMHPTMWSQRSGSRRGSRGGE